In Cheilinus undulatus linkage group 14, ASM1832078v1, whole genome shotgun sequence, a genomic segment contains:
- the LOC121520999 gene encoding heterogeneous nuclear ribonucleoprotein Q-like isoform X1 produces MMSGDMATDHVNGNGTEEPMDTTAAVTRSEHFPALLEAGLHQKVAEKLDELYVAGLVAHSDLDERAIDALKEFSEDGALQVLLQFKESDLSHVQNKSAFLCGVMKTYRQREKQGTKVSDPTKGPDEAKIKELLDRTNYTLDVTTGQRKYGGPPPESVYTGAQPTVGTEIFVGKIPRDLFEDELVPLFEKAGPIWDLRLMMDPLSGLNRGYAFVTFCTKEAAQEAVKLCNNHEIRPGKHIGVCISVANNRLFVGSIPKSKTKEQIVEEFAKVTEGLSDVILYHQPDDKKKNRGFCFLEYEDHKTAAQARRRLMSGKVKVWGNVVTVEWADPIEDPDPEVMAKVKVLFVRNLANGVTEELLETSFSQFGKLERVKKLKDYAFIHFEERDGAVKALEEMNGKELEGEPIEIVFAKPPDQKRKERKAQRHAAKTHMYDDYYYYPPPPHMPPPVRGRGRGGNRGAYSYPPDYYGYEDYYDYYGYDYHNYRGGYDDPYYGYDDFQAPARGRGGSRGPRGGASPARGRGGAGAPRGRANFSQRGGPGPGRGGRGVRGIVQPRGRGGVRGARGGRGGNVGGKRKADGYNQPDCKRRQTNNQNWGSQPIAQQPLQGGDHSGNYSGYKSDNQEFYQDSFGQQWK; encoded by the exons GCCTTGTAGCACACAGTGACCTAGACGAAAGGGCTATTGATGCTTTAAAGGAATTCAGCGAGGATGGAGCTCTGCAGGTGCTGCTCCAGTTCAAAGAGAGTGACCTGTCTCACGTGCAA AACAAAAGTGCCTTTCTGTGTGGGGTAATGAAGACCtacaggcagagagagaaacaaggGACTAAAGTTTCAGATCCCACTAAAGGACCAGATGAGGCCAAAATAAAAGAACTCCTGGACAGAACCAATTACACACTGGATGTTACAACAGGCCAGCGGAAGTATGGCGGGCCGCCACCAGAGTCCGTGTACACAGGTGCCCAGCCTACAGTTGGAACTGAG ATTTTTGTTGGGAAGATTCCCCGTGACCTGTTTGAAGATGAGCTGGTTCCTCTCTTTGAGAAGGCTGGACCTATCTGGGACCTCCGGTTAATGATGGACCCGCTGAGCGGGCTGAACAGAGGTTATGCCTTCGTCACATTCTGCACTAAGGAGGCAGCTCAGGAGGCGGTGAAACTG TGTAATAATCATGAGATTCGCCCTGGAAAGCACATCGGGGTGTGTATATCTGTGGCCAACAACAGGCTATTTGTTGGCTCCATTCCCAAGAGTAAAACCAAGGAGCAGATTGTAGAAGAGTTTGCTAAAGTAACAG AGGGCCTCAGCGACGTCATTCTCTACCATCAACCtgatgacaaaaagaaaaacagaggctTCTGTTTCCTTGAGTATGAAGACCACAAAACAGCTGCTCAGGCTCGCCGCCGGCTCATGAGCGGTAAAGTGAAGGTGTGGGGTAACGTGGTGACTGTGGAGTGGGCTGATCCCATTGAAGATCCTGACCCAGAGGTCATGGCAAAG GTCAAGGTTTTATTTGTCAGGAACCTGGCCAACGGTGTTACAGAGGAGCTCCTGGAGACGTCGTTCAGTCAGTTTGGAAAACTGGAGCGAGTTAAGAAGCTCAAAGACTACGCTTTCATTCACTTTGAGGAGAGGGACGGTGCAGTGAAG GCGTTGGAAGAAATGAACGGGAAGGAGCTGGAGGGAGAGCCAATTGAGATCGTTTTTGCCAAGCCGCCGGATCAGAAGAGGAAGGAACGCAAAGCACAACGGCATGCAGCCAAGACACACAT GTATGATGACTATTACTACTACCCTCCTCCCCCCCACATGCCTCCTCCTGTCAGAGGCCGGGGCAGAGGCGGTAACAGGGGCGCTTACTCTTACCCCCCTGACTACTACGGTTATGAGGATTACTACGACTACTACGGCTATGACTATCACAACTACCGCGGCGGCTACGACGACCCCTACTATGGGTACGACGACTTCCAGGCCCCGGCCCGAGGGCGGGGCGGCAGCAGGGGTCCCAGGGGCGGAGCTTCTCCAGCCAGGGGACGCGGCGGCGCAGGGGCACCCAGAGGCAGAGCCAACTTCTCCCAGCGTGGCGGGCCGGGACCAGGCCGCGGCGGGCGAGGCGTGAGAGGAATCGTGCAGCCGAGAGGGCGAGGAGGGGTACGTGGTGCTCGGGGTGGCCGCGGTGGAAATGTAGGAGGAAAGCGCAAAGCTGATGGGTACAACCAGCCAGATTGCAAGCGTCGCCAGACCAATAATCAGAACTGGGGCTCTCAACCCATTGCTCAGCAACCGCTCCAAGGTGGTGATCATTCTGGTAACTATTCCGGTTACAAATCCGACAACCAGGAATTTTATCAGGATTCTTTTGGGCAACAGTGGAAGTAA
- the LOC121520999 gene encoding heterogeneous nuclear ribonucleoprotein Q-like isoform X2 — MMSGDMATDHVNGNGTEEPMDTTAAVTRSEHFPALLEAGLHQKVAEKLDELYVAGLVAHSDLDERAIDALKEFSEDGALQVLLQFKESDLSHVQNKSAFLCGVMKTYRQREKQGTKVSDPTKGPDEAKIKELLDRTNYTLDVTTGQRKYGGPPPESVYTGAQPTVGTEIFVGKIPRDLFEDELVPLFEKAGPIWDLRLMMDPLSGLNRGYAFVTFCTKEAAQEAVKLCNNHEIRPGKHIGVCISVANNRLFVGSIPKSKTKEQIVEEFAKVTEGLSDVILYHQPDDKKKNRGFCFLEYEDHKTAAQARRRLMSGKVKVWGNVVTVEWADPIEDPDPEVMAKVKVLFVRNLANGVTEELLETSFSQFGKLERVKKLKDYAFIHFEERDGAVKALEEMNGKELEGEPIEIVFAKPPDQKRKERKAQRHAAKTHMYDDYYYYPPPPHMPPPVRGRGRGGNRGAYSYPPDYYGYEDYYDYYGYDYHNYRGGYDDPYYGYDDFQAPARGRGGSRGPRGGASPARGRGGAGAPRGRANFSQRGGPGPGRGGRGVRGIVQPRGRGGVRGARGGRGGNVGGKRKADGYNQPDCKRRQTNNQNWGSQPIAQQPLQGGDHSAGKRGRGWS; from the exons GCCTTGTAGCACACAGTGACCTAGACGAAAGGGCTATTGATGCTTTAAAGGAATTCAGCGAGGATGGAGCTCTGCAGGTGCTGCTCCAGTTCAAAGAGAGTGACCTGTCTCACGTGCAA AACAAAAGTGCCTTTCTGTGTGGGGTAATGAAGACCtacaggcagagagagaaacaaggGACTAAAGTTTCAGATCCCACTAAAGGACCAGATGAGGCCAAAATAAAAGAACTCCTGGACAGAACCAATTACACACTGGATGTTACAACAGGCCAGCGGAAGTATGGCGGGCCGCCACCAGAGTCCGTGTACACAGGTGCCCAGCCTACAGTTGGAACTGAG ATTTTTGTTGGGAAGATTCCCCGTGACCTGTTTGAAGATGAGCTGGTTCCTCTCTTTGAGAAGGCTGGACCTATCTGGGACCTCCGGTTAATGATGGACCCGCTGAGCGGGCTGAACAGAGGTTATGCCTTCGTCACATTCTGCACTAAGGAGGCAGCTCAGGAGGCGGTGAAACTG TGTAATAATCATGAGATTCGCCCTGGAAAGCACATCGGGGTGTGTATATCTGTGGCCAACAACAGGCTATTTGTTGGCTCCATTCCCAAGAGTAAAACCAAGGAGCAGATTGTAGAAGAGTTTGCTAAAGTAACAG AGGGCCTCAGCGACGTCATTCTCTACCATCAACCtgatgacaaaaagaaaaacagaggctTCTGTTTCCTTGAGTATGAAGACCACAAAACAGCTGCTCAGGCTCGCCGCCGGCTCATGAGCGGTAAAGTGAAGGTGTGGGGTAACGTGGTGACTGTGGAGTGGGCTGATCCCATTGAAGATCCTGACCCAGAGGTCATGGCAAAG GTCAAGGTTTTATTTGTCAGGAACCTGGCCAACGGTGTTACAGAGGAGCTCCTGGAGACGTCGTTCAGTCAGTTTGGAAAACTGGAGCGAGTTAAGAAGCTCAAAGACTACGCTTTCATTCACTTTGAGGAGAGGGACGGTGCAGTGAAG GCGTTGGAAGAAATGAACGGGAAGGAGCTGGAGGGAGAGCCAATTGAGATCGTTTTTGCCAAGCCGCCGGATCAGAAGAGGAAGGAACGCAAAGCACAACGGCATGCAGCCAAGACACACAT GTATGATGACTATTACTACTACCCTCCTCCCCCCCACATGCCTCCTCCTGTCAGAGGCCGGGGCAGAGGCGGTAACAGGGGCGCTTACTCTTACCCCCCTGACTACTACGGTTATGAGGATTACTACGACTACTACGGCTATGACTATCACAACTACCGCGGCGGCTACGACGACCCCTACTATGGGTACGACGACTTCCAGGCCCCGGCCCGAGGGCGGGGCGGCAGCAGGGGTCCCAGGGGCGGAGCTTCTCCAGCCAGGGGACGCGGCGGCGCAGGGGCACCCAGAGGCAGAGCCAACTTCTCCCAGCGTGGCGGGCCGGGACCAGGCCGCGGCGGGCGAGGCGTGAGAGGAATCGTGCAGCCGAGAGGGCGAGGAGGGGTACGTGGTGCTCGGGGTGGCCGCGGTGGAAATGTAGGAGGAAAGCGCAAAGCTGATGGGTACAACCAGCCAGATTGCAAGCGTCGCCAGACCAATAATCAGAACTGGGGCTCTCAACCCATTGCTCAGCAACCGCTCCAAGGTGGTGATCATTCTG CAGGAAAAAGGGGTCGAGGCTGGTCCTGA
- the LOC121520999 gene encoding heterogeneous nuclear ribonucleoprotein Q-like isoform X3 gives MMSGDMATDHVNGNGTEEPMDTTAAVTRSEHFPALLEAGLHQKVAEKLDELYVAGLVAHSDLDERAIDALKEFSEDGALQVLLQFKESDLSHVQNKSAFLCGVMKTYRQREKQGTKVSDPTKGPDEAKIKELLDRTNYTLDVTTGQRKYGGPPPESVYTGAQPTVGTEIFVGKIPRDLFEDELVPLFEKAGPIWDLRLMMDPLSGLNRGYAFVTFCTKEAAQEAVKLCNNHEIRPGKHIGVCISVANNRLFVGSIPKSKTKEQIVEEFAKVTEGLSDVILYHQPDDKKKNRGFCFLEYEDHKTAAQARRRLMSGKVKVWGNVVTVEWADPIEDPDPEVMAKVKVLFVRNLANGVTEELLETSFSQFGKLERVKKLKDYAFIHFEERDGAVKALEEMNGKELEGEPIEIVFAKPPDQKRKERKAQRHAAKTHMYDDYYYYPPPPHMPPPVRGRGRGGNRGAYSYPPDYYGYEDYYDYYGYDYHNYRGGYDDPYYGYDDFQAPARGRGGSRGPRGGASPARGRGGAGAPRGRANFSQRGGPGPGRGGRGVRGIVQPRGRGGVRGARGGRGGNVGGKRKADGYNQPDCKRRQTNNQNWGSQPIAQQPLQGGDHSGKRGRGWS, from the exons GCCTTGTAGCACACAGTGACCTAGACGAAAGGGCTATTGATGCTTTAAAGGAATTCAGCGAGGATGGAGCTCTGCAGGTGCTGCTCCAGTTCAAAGAGAGTGACCTGTCTCACGTGCAA AACAAAAGTGCCTTTCTGTGTGGGGTAATGAAGACCtacaggcagagagagaaacaaggGACTAAAGTTTCAGATCCCACTAAAGGACCAGATGAGGCCAAAATAAAAGAACTCCTGGACAGAACCAATTACACACTGGATGTTACAACAGGCCAGCGGAAGTATGGCGGGCCGCCACCAGAGTCCGTGTACACAGGTGCCCAGCCTACAGTTGGAACTGAG ATTTTTGTTGGGAAGATTCCCCGTGACCTGTTTGAAGATGAGCTGGTTCCTCTCTTTGAGAAGGCTGGACCTATCTGGGACCTCCGGTTAATGATGGACCCGCTGAGCGGGCTGAACAGAGGTTATGCCTTCGTCACATTCTGCACTAAGGAGGCAGCTCAGGAGGCGGTGAAACTG TGTAATAATCATGAGATTCGCCCTGGAAAGCACATCGGGGTGTGTATATCTGTGGCCAACAACAGGCTATTTGTTGGCTCCATTCCCAAGAGTAAAACCAAGGAGCAGATTGTAGAAGAGTTTGCTAAAGTAACAG AGGGCCTCAGCGACGTCATTCTCTACCATCAACCtgatgacaaaaagaaaaacagaggctTCTGTTTCCTTGAGTATGAAGACCACAAAACAGCTGCTCAGGCTCGCCGCCGGCTCATGAGCGGTAAAGTGAAGGTGTGGGGTAACGTGGTGACTGTGGAGTGGGCTGATCCCATTGAAGATCCTGACCCAGAGGTCATGGCAAAG GTCAAGGTTTTATTTGTCAGGAACCTGGCCAACGGTGTTACAGAGGAGCTCCTGGAGACGTCGTTCAGTCAGTTTGGAAAACTGGAGCGAGTTAAGAAGCTCAAAGACTACGCTTTCATTCACTTTGAGGAGAGGGACGGTGCAGTGAAG GCGTTGGAAGAAATGAACGGGAAGGAGCTGGAGGGAGAGCCAATTGAGATCGTTTTTGCCAAGCCGCCGGATCAGAAGAGGAAGGAACGCAAAGCACAACGGCATGCAGCCAAGACACACAT GTATGATGACTATTACTACTACCCTCCTCCCCCCCACATGCCTCCTCCTGTCAGAGGCCGGGGCAGAGGCGGTAACAGGGGCGCTTACTCTTACCCCCCTGACTACTACGGTTATGAGGATTACTACGACTACTACGGCTATGACTATCACAACTACCGCGGCGGCTACGACGACCCCTACTATGGGTACGACGACTTCCAGGCCCCGGCCCGAGGGCGGGGCGGCAGCAGGGGTCCCAGGGGCGGAGCTTCTCCAGCCAGGGGACGCGGCGGCGCAGGGGCACCCAGAGGCAGAGCCAACTTCTCCCAGCGTGGCGGGCCGGGACCAGGCCGCGGCGGGCGAGGCGTGAGAGGAATCGTGCAGCCGAGAGGGCGAGGAGGGGTACGTGGTGCTCGGGGTGGCCGCGGTGGAAATGTAGGAGGAAAGCGCAAAGCTGATGGGTACAACCAGCCAGATTGCAAGCGTCGCCAGACCAATAATCAGAACTGGGGCTCTCAACCCATTGCTCAGCAACCGCTCCAAGGTGGTGATCATTCTG GAAAAAGGGGTCGAGGCTGGTCCTGA